The following proteins are co-located in the Mus caroli chromosome 7, CAROLI_EIJ_v1.1, whole genome shotgun sequence genome:
- the LOC110297716 gene encoding uncharacterized protein LOC110297716 isoform X2, with the protein MAAGTKIKNLEAQIASGQPAYQRLPRSETVMLIALPAPAKDYLCLSITAFCFCIVLAIPALLFSLKTREANSVGDWRRAQRNSTLALGFGVSSILVGCILMASSIKLISL; encoded by the exons ATGGCTGCTGGGACCAAAATCAAGAACCTGGAAGCCCAGATCGCATCAGGGCAACCGGCTTATCAGAGATTACCCAGGTCAGAGACAGTCATGCTGATTGCCTTGCCTGCCCCAGCGAAGGATTACCTCTGTCTGTCCATCACAGCCTTCTGCTTCTGCATCGTGCTGGCGATTCCAGCCCTGCTGTTCTCCCTTAAG ACCCGGGAAGCCAACTCTGTTGGGGATTGGAGGCGAGCCCAGAGGAACTCCACGCTGGCCTTGGGCTTCGGTGTCTCCAGCATCCTTGTGGGATGCATTTTGATGGCCAGCTCTATTAAATTAATTAGTCTTTGA
- the LOC110297716 gene encoding 60S ribosomal protein L18a-like isoform X1: MAAGTKIKNLEAQIASGQPAYQRLPRSETVMLIALPAPAKDYLCLSITAFCFCIVLAIPALLFSLKLKKMKKSFGETVYCGKVFEKSPVHVKNFGIWLCYDSCSGTHNMYREYQNLTTAGAVTQCYLDMGARHHAHAHSIQFMKVEEIAIGKCHQPAVKQFHSKIKFPLSHHVLQRQHKPRFTTKSPNTFF; encoded by the exons ATGGCTGCTGGGACCAAAATCAAGAACCTGGAAGCCCAGATCGCATCAGGGCAACCGGCTTATCAGAGATTACCCAGGTCAGAGACAGTCATGCTGATTGCCTTGCCTGCCCCAGCGAAGGATTACCTCTGTCTGTCCATCACAGCCTTCTGCTTCTGCATCGTGCTGGCGATTCCAGCCCTGCTGTTCTCCCTTAAG ctgaagaagatgaagaagtcaTTTGGAGAGACTGTGTACTGCGGGAAGGTGTTTGAGAAGTCACCCGTGCATGTGAAGAACTTTGGAATCTGGCTGTGCTATGACTCCTGCAGTGGCACACACAACATGTACCGGGAGTACCAGAACCTGACCACTGCTGGTGCAGTCACACAGTGCTACCTAGATATGGGTGCCCGACACCATGCCCATGCCCACTCCATCCAGTTCATGAAGGTGGAAGAGATTGCAATTGGCAAATGCCATCAGCCAGCTGTCAAGCAGTTCCACTCCAAGATCAAATTCCCACTGTCCCACCATGTGTTGCAGCGCCAGCACAAGCCACGCTTCACCACCAAGAGTCCCAACACCTTCTTctag